The genomic region GAGGGTATTTGTCCCAAAGATGGCAGGCACACAAAGTCTTCAATATCTCCAACTCCCAAAAAGCAGGAGGAACACAGCTGGGCTGCTTAGTGTTGTATGGTCCAGAGGTTTTTCTGTTGGAATTCAGACTCCAGAGAACTGCAAGGCTTTGAGGCAGCAGTGAGCACAAAGCCACAGAATTCTTCAGCAGGATGTTTGTTTATTCATCATCTTCCCATCACCTGCACCTTCTTGCCAGTTCAGTCTTTCAGTAGCTCCTGTCCTCTCCTTCTCACCAcacaaaggaaacatttctgtcattgttccctgcctccagcagggCACCATTACCAAATCACTCTTTATCCCCTCCAAATCTACCAGGGTTCTGCCTGAGGGATGCAGTCTACCAGCTAGTGAAGAGCACAGACAGACCACAAATTGttattctgttttaatttaCACCTCAACAATACTACGAGTTTTCCAGAAGTTCCCATAAGCTTCTCAGTTTTGTACAGGCCATAAGCAAACAAATCTCAATGTGAACTTTGGGATGGGCTCAGAAGTGTGGGTACCATGCAGGGAGCACTAATAATTGCACTCAGGTATCTGCTAGCTGTTCTTACACTAGACAAGACTAGCTTGAAGTAAcctgaaataagagaaaaaagttgCACTCTCAGAAGATGCAGAAAACTCTGGAATTCTCTAAGCTACAAACATGGATGTAGGAAGAGTATTCTGAGAAACTCTTAAAATTTGTGTAGGCCCCCACAGTTGgctggggacaaggacaaggtACAGAGCCAACAGATTGCTGGACAAAACTTAACTTCCAGCTTAGGTGTAGTGATGGTGtcacaaacaaacaactctCTGTGATATTTATACAGTTCTCTGATGCAGATACCCCACAGCACAGCTTCTTTCAGTGAACACCATCATGCACTGGCCAGAAAAATGTCCACAAGCATTCTCAGAACTTACACAGCCTTAAGACTGTGACTAGAAAGTAATGTAAAAAGTTTTTCCCACAGTTCTGTACCATCCAAAGTGTGCTGGAATTCTGCAAACCTGCCTACCAAAAGTGTTCCACACTTCCTCCAAGGAGCCACATGGTCCAACAGAACCTGGATAATCCCTGGTAGGGGCTGAGCTTTGGCAGCAGAAGGCCTTGGATGTCCTGCAACACTGGTCTGTGTCTGGAGAGCAGCATCCTgagttcctttttcttttttttttccattcctcatGGCATTTTGTCATCTCTTTCAGATGGGCAGTGTTACTGGTAAGCAACTGAACTGCTTGTCTCCCCAGAGGAACAGTGCTTTGCTGTCTTCTACACAGGGCCATAAGATAATGTGGAGATTAGTTAAAAACTGGCACTGCCAGCCCAAATACAAGAGCACACTCAGGTGAGGTGACAGGTCTGTGCACATAAAGATATGAAATCTtgccacagaaataaaataaataaaacattaataaacCAGAAATTGTTTAAACAAGGATATGCAGTTATACTCTGAGGTAATTCCAAGGTACTTTTAATCCATTTCTTAAACAAATTACTGAGAAGCCCATGTGGATGGGAATCCTGGCCTTAGTGTCATATTAATCTAAAGTGACTGAAGTGTAGTGACAGACAAAGTGACTGAAGCGTAGACATGAGGagtttattttgtatttgagACTTATTTATCATTAAGCCAACACAGGAATGAATACCCTTGCTATTGACTTTCTCAGAATTTAACCCTCTTACACTGTTTGAGACATTCTGCTCCAAGCTGCCTCAAAAAATCAGTTAAAGTTGATGGCTAAAAACATAGGAGTTTCCTAAATTTAAAGCACCTACAAGTGTAGAACCTCCATCACACTCAAAAGTCAAACAAGCACAGAAGCAACACACCACATTAAAAAATTCACTAGATACACTTTTATTATTCCATAGTTTATTgctaagttaaaaaaaccactttttacTAACAGGTGGATTAATACCTTTGACAAAAACCTCTCAAAATTTGGTTCAGTCCCTaggagcagcaggaaagcaATGATCTGCTTGTGTTCCACAAGCAAGGTCAGCCTGCACTCAGGTGATAACTTGACTGCTTCAGACCAGCAGTCACATTTCACTCATACAGGAAAGGCTGTGATAAGATGTGAGCACTCAGCCCCCCAGATGAGCTGTGTCACCTCTCACTGGCTGATACAGCTTGTGACAAGCTTGTGACACAGGCACAGCCACACACTTCATAGGTTCAGTGAAGAAGATTCAGTAATATTTAGTGTGTGTTACCTCCACCCATCCAGCATTACAGACACTACCAGAATCAGACAGCAGAACTTGTTCATTTACATGAGGACACCACAGGATTTAATGTTTCTGCACTGAAATCAGTGAATATCTCTCAAGCACAGTATcaattattaaattttaagtgCAACAGTGTTGGAAAGTACTTCCATATCACATTTATTGCCTAATTTTAACACTAACCAATCTAGTGGGTATATGACATGTTACTGTAACAGATCACGACCTCACCTAGGAGTCACATCAAACCCTGGAACTTCTGATACACAAAGATGGTTTATATCAAATATTAAACATTAGGGAAATCAATCACTTAGCAGAACACTCTGCTTCACCACCCTCTTCCTTAGGAACACACCTAATCCTGAGCTTGATGGTCTCTCAGACTCCTTGTCATAAGGTATGATTGGGTTTTGCTTGCTGTGTGTAACAGCTACAAAGCTTTTGGTACATTTTTCCTACAAATATTCAACAGCCGTTTAAGTCAACCCTAActtaatttcttcagaaaattgtAAGAACCCCTAAACTTAGTGCTGCAAAGCTTTCCAAAAGTACTggaataacaataaaaaaaaaaccaccaacaacaaaacacaacttcCATAACCCACAGGAACTAATGACTTCAGCACccaaattcatttaaaaaaatgttaggTGTCTAGAAGAGttaggagaaaataaagcaacttATAAAACTCAATTTACTGCTTTGAAGCATAGTAGCTCCAAAGACTgcatgggttgggttggttggggtttttttttttggttttacaaTGTAGTATCAGATATtctccactggaaaaaaaaaaaaattaaagaaactaAATGGCTTGCACAAGTTCCCCTGAAGCTACCTGCTGTGAACTTCAGTTCCTGCTATAAAGGGGAGAGAAGATTTACAAAACTGGGCCTACTACCAGACATCTGCATCCCATCATGTCTTCCTTCACACCACTTAAACCAGAGTGACAGAGGAAGAATGGTTTTACTATCTAACTCCAAACAATCACGACACATTCGTGTTGCAATCAAGTGACAAACTTCTAGGCTGGGTCAATCCCTCAGGAGCCCAAGGAGATAAAGAAGTTTGAGCTGTGGTGAGGATAGAGGAGAGTGCAAACCCATTTACCAAAACACACAGACTGTTTGCAAGAGCACCTTTGGCAAGATTTTGGTGGAAGTTCACTATTTTGCAGTGAAGAACAAATGAAACCCCATCCTgttaagaaaagcaaacagtgaGGAGCTAACTCTGCCTCACACACTTTGGAAGATGCCCTTCACCTCTGGGAGAGGAGCTCCCATTCTCagccctgggaaacctggcaaACCAGCAAGTGTTTTGTGTAGTCATGTGTAAAATTAGATCTCTGTTGTGCGTGTTAACATTCtactaatattttctttcacaggaGACCAAGTGCTTAATTAACATTTATACTGATTCTCAAGCTATTTACCAACACAAAGGAGGTGGTGATTTGATATCATCCTTCCTTAAACACAGCACTAAATACAGACATCATTCttgcttccctctctctcttacATTTACTACTGAAATTTGCAAATGCTCTTCTGGTGCAAGTAAAACTcttaggtgaaaaaaaatcacatttgttAGAAAAAGTGCTGGTTTCCTGGGATGATTTGTTCCAGTTTGCACGGTATCACCTTTGGAAGCAAGGAGAGGCAAAGAAATCTGGTACTGCAGCACCCTGCAGGATGATCTGTATTATTACCTCAGTTTTGCATCTAAAAGAGCAGAATTACAGAGGTAATGACATCTCCCAAGGCTCAGAAgttccactttaaaaaaatcatagattAGATTGTCTTTGAATAAATCCCACAAGAAACCACTAACCTATGAACATACCAGCCAGCCAACTTTGTGAGTTCACACTCTCACCATTTTGACAGACACACAACTTCATTCCTTCTAGAGATGTGCAAGACTGTCAGAATTGCAAGCCAAGTCACAACATCGTACATAAAGCAAGGAAAACCAGTCTTAAATCCAAGATAATTATTATTCATACAATAAAATCTTCAGCAGAAAACCACAGGTCTCATTACTCTTGTTTGAATAGTTGCAAATTTCAAATGAACCACCAGCTGGAAAAGTTAAGCTGTGTTAGTACAGCCTTCCTAAGAGGCAGACTATTTCCACAGCTACCAGTTCACCCTGCCAGTCAGTAGTGATGAGCAAAATCAACACCTTACATTCTTATTTCCCTATTCATGCATGATTTGCATTACCCATCAAATCCCAAAGAACATTTCAAAtggtttattttcactttttaagcCTGCACATTTTAAGACAATAACTGTGTGCACACTGTTAAAACATCTAAATCCACTACTAATACAGGTTAATTTAATACCTGAATTAACCTAAAGTTAGACTACTAAGGAAACCTCCTCATACTTGTGCACTTCTGTCACTACTATTTGTCTTGAAGTTCTTGGATAGGAGAGGTAATATGGCAAGTTCAAGAACAGCTAAAAAACTACTAACAAATATTTGAAAGCTTCCAAGCTGTCAACATTTGCTCATCACCCCTTTTTGTAAGAGAAAATCATACCTTGTTTCCTTAATAATGAACTCTTTGTGCCAATTattaacaggaaagaaaatatgacTGCTCTACAACTTACTGAAGAACATTCAAACTTGAGCTCTTAGTTCTCCTTGAGGTTCCTGATATAAATATAACTTTTATTAGCATCTTCCAATAGTAATGCTCAGACAAGGAAATACAGgccatgtttaaaaaaaaacccacaacaaacaaacaccaaaaaaagcaagaaaaacacttctgaaactACTGAGCATCAAAGCAGCATTGAAGGTAATCAACCAAACCCCCAAACTATTGATTCCCTTTCCCTGGCTGGAAAATAAGTATAAAGCTGAGTTTCAACCAGCCACTACCTGGCAGCTGAAATTTGACTTGGTCCAGAGTCtaggaagttaaaaaaacaaaaccaaaccaaccaactgAACTACTTTGAGGTTTTGTAGCTATTTGCTTAGAATTTGTTATGTCACACAAGTTATCACACAAAGCATCAAGGACTACCCAGGTTTGTTTTTCAATCCTCCACACTTAGAGATGAGAAAATGCAAGCAAATACATCATCCACACCAGGCATAAATAAAAAACTCCCAGGAATTTAGAGCCTGCATTCTCAGAAGCTCTCATGTTGGGGGACTTTTCTAAAGCAGTGACAATGACCAAACAGGAAGGGCAATACAGAGAAAAGTGTAAAAATCTGGCAAGCATCAATTCAATGCATAATGCAGACTCCCTAACACATGtaatttgaaagctttttaGAAAAGGGTTATGCAGTAATCATTGTCCTATTAACTAATCCCCCTCTCATGCAATTAAAGTTATCTgattgtttttttggttgtttttcttttttttttttttaatcaaatgcaCGTACTTAAACCACAGGACACTACCTCatcctttaattttaatttattctccAGTTCACACAATCAGATTCTTCTTACACACCCACTTACATTGTGTCACACAGCAAAAGCATCACTTTTCTTTACAGATACCACTTACAAAGGAagatttgcattaaaaattcaAACTTTTCAGCACTTCAGTGTATTTTATGAATAAGTTTTGCAACAGCTTAACAAAACAACACTTTTCCTAAGGAGTCCTTTTTATAACATTAAAAGTACAGGAGTGCTGGGGAATTGATTATAAATCCCTATTTTCCCAAAAGTTAACCCTGTTTTTAGAAACCACCAGCTCTcacctgtcttttttttttagactgaTTCGACACTGGACAACATGAGGAGATAGGATATTAATCTCATTACATTTTGGCACTCTCTTTTGTGAACTCCCTGACAACATGCCTGCACTTCCTTTACATGAAGAAGCCCCTACACGCCCGATTTCATCCCACACCCCCACACAGAGGGTGGGTTtggtggggaaggaggtgagAATGGGTGCatctggggggaaaagggggtaAAACAGAGGCTCTTAGACCAACAGCAGCCCCGAGCTGggcttctccagcagcaggaagttTCTATGGGGCCTTGCCGAGCATGCGCCCTGAGCTGCACGGTCTCCCTATGTGGCAAGAGTGCAGAGAGGCAACAACCAAACCAATAATAGAGACAAGAGACCAAAAGCAACAAGcaccttcccctctctctctctctctctctctattcCTACCGCCGCCTCCACACagccctccccagggctgctctcttGGCCCGGGCCCTCCCACATCCATGGCACGGAGAAGGAATTAGTGAGTCTGGCAAGAAAATCTGCtactggagagagagagagagagagaggaaagaggagaggaggagcagcttgAAAGGAAAGAGTAGAGTGCGTAACCCAGCCTTCCACCTCGCACAGCTCAGGTGGTGGAAGGGCAGGAGCAAGCAGAGAGGTTTTTATTCTataccccccccctcccctccacacACACCCAACTACAGGAGAAggggggggtggaggagaagaaagggatgGAGATGGCACACAATGGCTGGCTGTGTTTGTGGGGAGGAGATGGcctacagcagcagctttgggaggggtgggggggtgtcAGGGCTTCTCTGTGCTCCCTCCCCCTCCGTTCCTCACCCCCCTCCATACAGAAAGGGTGTGAAAGAGGATGGGGATGTTTCCTTGCGTGTTTGGGGCCTTCTGGTTGAAGTAAAAACATGCGGcgaggaggaggggggtggggggaggcagCGAAGCGACCCTCAAACTGGTGAGGGGGGGgtaggaggggggaggaggaggaagagagccGCAACCAGAGCCAGCTTGAacaaaaaatagttattttagCTTAACCTCCCGTCCGCACAGGGCTCGGGAGCAAACCCTGAAAACGGAAGGAGGGGAGGCCGAGAAAGCACGGAGAGGGGAGAGGCCggaggggggggtggtggtggtggtggtgatgtccccctcctccttcctctgggtgaggggggaggaagcacaaacacacaaacagctgctccccccgcccctccccgcgaaataaatgaaaaaaaaaaaacccaaaagggtTGTGCAGAGGGGGGGAATAGGGCAACCAccagcaccccccacccccccggaGCGTCGCTCCGGGAATCCCAggcccctcctctccctcaaCGCGCTCCACCCCCGGGGCCGGGAGGAGGCGGGGGGGGAATAGCCCtggcccccccctcccccctcccctctgcccctccGAATCGCGgcccccccctcctcagccaGGCGTAGGAAttggggaagagggaggggggggattgAGAAGAAGAGAGGTAACCGGGCCGCTCACCCTGATCTCCGGGTTCCTGAGGCGGCTGCAGGACGCGCTCCAGCTCGGGGAAGGGCAGTTCGGGCAAGTCCAGCAAAGCCCCGTAACGCTCAAGGAAAGAACAGACGACGGCGAAGTTAGGCCAGGAGCCCGGGCAGCAGGGGCCTGCCGGAGGAGGGGGAGGCGGAGATGGAGCCGgaggagccgccgccgccgccatcttggacctgaggatggagaaggagcttggggggggtgggaagggggggggggtgagaaGGGGGCGGCGGAGGGAGGGGGCGCTGCCGAGCCGCGCCGCCACGATCCCACAATGCACCGCGGGGAgcggaggggagggggcggcggcGAGAGCGGCGCAAAGGAGGAGCCGCCCCTCGGCCGCGTGCGGAGCGGGGAATGAAAACAAGGCGGGGCGAAAAGAGGGGGCGGGGCTACGCCCGGAGGCGGAGACGGACGGCGGGGCCGGCCaatgggagctggggaaggggcgGGGCCGGCGGGCAGCGCTGGCCAATGGAAAGGCAGGGGGGGCGTTGCCTTTCGCCCCCTCACGGGGAAGGGGGAGGTCGGCGGGGAGCGCGAGCGGGTAACGGCTGTAACGGATCCGGGTCCTGTCAGCGGCAGGGGAGGCACAGCCCGGCCCGGTTCggttcctttcctttcccttctctcccctctggCTCGCTTCGGCCGCGCTCCCTTCGGCCCGTCCAGGTTCGGTTCCCTTCCTTCCGTCTCTCTTCGGTTCGGTTCCCTTCTCTCCGGTTCGGCTGCCTTCTCTCCGGACCGGACCAGTTCGGTTCCCTTCCCTTCGGCCCGCCGCGGTTCggctgccttcccttccctctggcCCGCTTGGGTTCCCTTCCCTCCGGCTCGCTTCGGCTGCGCTCCCTTCGGCCCGGCCCGGTTCGgctgccttcccttccttccGGCCCGGTTCGGTTCCCTTCCCTCCGGCCCGCTTCCCACCCTCACCCCTCCCCCCGGGCGCTTCGCTTCCCTCCCGGCGgccggggggcggcggggccaTGGGGCACCTCAGGCAAGGTCGcgttttggggtggggggcgGTTCAGGAGCGGTGCCCCGGTCCCCCCACGCGTGTTGGAGGTTGTGGACCCCCCCTCCCACCTTTCTGTTCTCCgtcctttcctccttcttttcaaaatgctgtCCTCTTCCCCTCTTACAAGCACCCACACTCCAAGACCTCGCTTTCCTCACCTCCCTAGCAAAACCACCGAGTTCACTccaaaaaatgtttccttactttgcctcctgcctcttccctgctcGCTTCATTTAAGCTTAACCTGTGCTTTCTGCTTGTGCTGCCAGTTATTAAATCCTGACCCGCTCTCCTGGCTGCTGTAACACTCCTGACATTGCAAGGGCTGCAGGGATCGCCCACCTTCACCCATAGACCCCCctcccaggcagtgctggagcactGCGTCACCTTTTGGAACCTTGAGGAGTTGTTCTGCCTGAAACTTGACATGCGCtgattctttcttttcccctttgacCTCAGGTTACGCCTTGGTTTTTATGAAATGTTACTTGTGTCCACAGCCTCTCAATAAAATAGTCTCTGGTGCACTGTTCCCACTCaccttttttattctgtttctggTGAGTGCTACTCTGAAACCACGTTTACCTTCATAGCGGGTAGATGTGCTGGAAACTTTAAAGTCCATCTACTTGGCCTACAGCCCTTCAGtctcaaatttttttcttttaaatctcaGCTATTTTTTTACCTCTGCCACCCTTAGGCACTGCTTAGGTTCTTTCTTTCAGTACCCTATCCTTGtgtaaaattctgttttgtttcccttttaagctcttctgcttcctttatttcctatgtttttttaattcatagcTTTGCTTATAAATTTCTGAACCATTTCTCTTCCTCACCTCATTGTGTTTGACTGCTGTGATTTACAGAAATTGCTATTTTAGGTCATATTTTTGAGTTGTATAATTTATGGTCTCTTTTGATCTGAAGTACTGTATATTTTAGCACTGTACACTTGTCACAGAGAATAATTAAAACAACTAATTTGTTGGGGAAGTATTTTCCTGCTGATTGATGACTGGACCCCACCCTCCATCAAGAATGTCCAAAGTTCCTGTTGAAAAGTTCATTCTTACTCCAATTTAAGAGTTAATTCAAATAACCTGACCTCACTGATATACTCTGGCAGTATGATTGGGAAATAGCTTTAGATTAGGAATTGTTTTTAAggcttttaagatttttctctttgtttctggtGCCTTCTTTGTTTTGGgctgtttggaaaagaccctaTGGAACCCTCAGCTTGGATTTGTTCTCCTGTTTGCAGTTTTTGCCTGTTTGATTGCACAGTCCCAGCCTTGTGATAATGTTTGGATTGGGAAATCTGATATTCCAAATAATCTTATTGTTCATTCACCTCTATCTAACCTCCAGATCTAATTCTGATGTTTCCTCTCCAAACTGGAGCAgtcaattatttttctccttcagagcCAGGTTCTGGGTGGTTTATTCACCCTTTGCTCTTCTGTTAATGGGCAAATTCATTCTGCTGcttatttcttctcttgttATCTCCCTTCATGCAGACATTTGGAAAAATAGTCCTATAAACTTCTGTTTGAATCCATTGCATCATGGATGGGTAACAAATGAATCTTGAACAGATGAATCCAAGTTTCCCTCCCCTGTAGCTGCTTGCCTGGCTTCCAATttggctgtgtgtgtgtttcacataggagcaaggaagaaaagaatttcCCTGTGGAAGtagcagctctggcagcttcAGTTTTGTGCCAGATCCAAAGTAACTCAGTTTTTACTTCACAGGACATTTGAAGCAGGATATTCAGATCTGCTCCTGGCAATGGAGGAGCACGTCCTGTctggctgtgctgtggtttGCTGCAGCATGTGTGagacaggaagggaaaaagccTGGAAGATTTCTCTTTTGTGAGTGTTCCTTCTTTAATTCATGCCACCAGTGTTCCCAGGATCAATTTCTCCTGGGGAATTTGAacaattaaaaagcaaaggatgAGAAACTGCATATCTAGAAGCATCTGCCACTGAGGCTTTCTGGatcagccagcagcagagctctgcagaaacacagcttttttttgaAATGCAGGTTTTAGaccccccctcttccctctgAACTGGAAGAGCAAAAAAGTGACTACCCTTGCAACACATCAGTGAGCTGCCAGGCTTCTCCAACACATTCCCTGTGCCAttcctttcttccctgctgccagaACCACACCAGCAGCCAGATTGCAGTGAGGTTGAGGGACTCTGGAGCAGGGTGTAGGAGGGGTGTGAAGTGATGCGAGTCACTGCCCTATTGATGCCCAGCTGTGACTGTGACAGCAGATCTAAAATTTATTGCTGTTAATACCAAAAAAGCAGTTGGCCTATAGCAGCTCTGCTAAGGCCTCAGCTGGAGTACTCTGTATAGTTTTAGGCAGAAGACATCAAAGAAAGATGCTTGGCAATTGTTGGCTGctaggagaaaaaaggagaagctgagcagaaatgtagaaaatgtGACTGAAGGGGGGTGAGTTTACCTAGtctaaaagaaaggaaaaaagattaagtcctcaggaaaataaaaaatggtggAAAAGACAAAGATTAAACTTCTTGTCCACAGCAAAAAAGGATTAGaaataatgggtttaagctgAAACAATGAAGATTGAGGCCAAACATTAGAAACAATATTTGGGTGTTTAACTGTGCTGCAATATTACACAGGGAGACCTGGCCTCTGGAAGGTGTGACAAGGGAGAGAAAGCTTGACCCCTTTAGGTCTCTGAAAATCTTGATTGCTCTAGCAACATGGGAATGCCATTGTTTTATTCATGGCTTttctcttggatttttttttttttttgtgtgtgtgtgttttttttaaccttatttACTGCTTTTAATTGGTAAAGGGGCCAGAGAAACAGTGTCTTagttattttaagaaaatgccATCATCTTCATTGTACATTTTAGGGAGAAGATTAAAACACAGATGTGAGAGGATATTCTGGGACCTGATCCCAGATGATAGTTTTAAAAGTTGAGCACCCAGTACTTGCTTAGATTTAGCACATAAAATGCTTTGCCCAAAATCCTGTGCAAAATCCCCAAGAGGTCTGATAATTCTCTTGATCACAAAATCCCATGGATGGAGTCTGTAATAGtgtttccttcccagctccttgggGCAAGGACAGAATTGTCTGGTTTTCTTAGTATGTTACATATGTTAGCCTGATGTTATGCATTAAATATCCTTTTTCTAGACTTTGACACAACTTTGGGATGTCTTCCCCTGAAATTGCTTCCCTTTCTTGGGGTCACATGAAGGTCAAAGGCTGCTCTACAGCTTACAAGGACTGCAAAGTATGGCCAGGAGGAAGCCGAACCTGGGACTGGAGAGAAACTGGCACTAATGTGAGTTTGCTCTTTATTATCCATCCTGGTTATAAAGGGGACTCTGAGAATGGTCCAGAGAGCAGTTGTTAATTTCTCCAGCCAGAAATTCAGTGAGCTGCCTTGCACTCATCTCCCCATTAAGAGTTTTCCTGGGGAGAACTGAGCATTTCA from Heliangelus exortis chromosome 1, bHelExo1.hap1, whole genome shotgun sequence harbors:
- the AAMDC gene encoding mth938 domain-containing protein isoform X2 translates to MSSPEIASLSWGHMKVKGCSTAYKDCKVWPGGSRTWDWRETGTNHSPGVQPADLEEVVKKGVKTMVIGRGMSEALQHPLWII